One Brevibacillus choshinensis genomic window carries:
- a CDS encoding 3-ketoacyl-ACP reductase gives MELRGKNALITGAGKGIGRAIALALAKEGVRVGLVARSTADLEQIASTISSQHQTKTAFASADVSKRSEAEAAYNQIKHDLGPIDILVNNAGVASFGTVTEMPPEEWERMIQVNLFGTYYMTYYALPDMMDRSSGSILNIVSTAGERGFATGSAYCASKFAVLGFTESVLQEVRKHNIRVTALTPSTVNTELAAKAGLKIGEEHRMLQPEDVAQLALATLLLPDRVFVKTAGIWTTNPQ, from the coding sequence ATGGAGCTGAGAGGAAAAAACGCCTTGATCACAGGGGCGGGAAAAGGGATTGGACGCGCGATTGCTCTGGCTCTCGCAAAGGAAGGCGTGCGTGTCGGCCTCGTCGCCCGCTCGACTGCTGATCTCGAGCAGATCGCTTCCACCATATCCAGCCAGCATCAAACGAAGACCGCTTTTGCTTCCGCTGACGTGTCCAAGAGAAGCGAGGCAGAAGCCGCTTACAACCAGATCAAGCACGATCTCGGGCCAATCGATATTTTGGTCAACAACGCAGGCGTCGCGAGCTTTGGCACCGTCACAGAAATGCCGCCTGAAGAGTGGGAACGAATGATTCAGGTAAACTTGTTCGGAACCTACTACATGACCTACTATGCCCTGCCGGACATGATGGACCGCAGCAGCGGTTCCATCCTGAATATCGTTTCAACAGCCGGAGAACGCGGCTTCGCTACAGGATCTGCCTATTGTGCTTCCAAATTTGCTGTGCTGGGTTTTACCGAATCCGTGCTCCAAGAGGTTCGCAAACACAATATCCGGGTGACGGCTCTCACGCCCAGCACTGTAAATACCGAATTGGCAGCAAAGGCCGGCTTGAAGATCGGGGAAGAGCATCGGATGCTGCAGCCCGAGGATGTCGCACAGCTCGCTCTCGCCACCCTGCTTTTGCCGGATCGCGTTTTTGTCAAAACAGCAGGCATCTGGACGACCAATCCGCAATAA
- a CDS encoding MarR family winged helix-turn-helix transcriptional regulator codes for MDGKVRIILNLLRLSALINRLGVKLVDGTGLSSVQQWQLLGIISRNEGITLSKLSEEILVTKQNMTGLIERLGKGGWVTTWSDPDDKRLTRVRITEKGTKTLEMMQPRTKESNDITFQAFHKEELEVMNEMLERLSRTLRMQINGRE; via the coding sequence GTGGATGGAAAAGTGCGCATTATCCTAAACTTGCTTCGCCTCTCAGCCCTCATCAACCGATTGGGGGTAAAACTGGTGGATGGAACGGGATTATCGAGTGTCCAGCAATGGCAGCTGCTCGGTATTATCTCTCGGAATGAAGGCATTACCCTAAGCAAGCTGAGTGAAGAAATTCTCGTCACCAAGCAAAATATGACGGGGCTCATCGAACGGTTGGGCAAAGGCGGCTGGGTCACGACCTGGAGTGATCCGGATGACAAACGCCTGACTCGGGTGCGGATTACGGAGAAAGGGACAAAAACACTGGAAATGATGCAGCCACGGACGAAGGAAAGCAACGACATCACCTTTCAAGCCTTTCACAAGGAGGAACTGGAAGTCATGAACGAGATGCTCGAACGGCTATCCCGTACCCTGCGCATGCAAATCAATGGGAGGGAGTAA
- a CDS encoding TetR/AcrR family transcriptional regulator, giving the protein MDAVGRQERKRLATRQNIYDTAINLFREKGYHATTVEEIANEADVAKATFFKHFPKKYELIEEVLNQRREKLWAASKDEKIKHLSTKMQISHMMNILCQTIENDRPLSEIALQEFMGSGDLFREEAPSIEIFFQTLERGRQNGELRADVPTRVVARVLWSYYLESYLAWSRNVQGPSLEAMLREGVEIVFRGIEVEKK; this is encoded by the coding sequence ATGGATGCAGTAGGAAGACAAGAACGGAAGAGACTGGCGACGCGCCAAAACATATATGATACAGCCATCAACCTGTTTCGGGAAAAGGGCTATCATGCTACGACAGTAGAAGAAATCGCGAACGAGGCGGACGTGGCCAAGGCGACGTTTTTCAAGCATTTTCCGAAAAAGTATGAGCTCATCGAGGAAGTCCTCAACCAGCGCAGGGAAAAGCTCTGGGCAGCGTCGAAGGATGAGAAGATCAAGCATCTTTCAACCAAAATGCAAATCAGCCATATGATGAATATCCTTTGCCAAACGATTGAGAATGATCGACCCTTGTCAGAAATTGCTCTGCAAGAATTTATGGGCTCAGGGGACTTGTTTAGAGAGGAAGCTCCTTCGATCGAGATCTTTTTCCAGACGCTGGAGCGGGGGAGACAAAACGGCGAGCTTCGGGCGGACGTACCGACTCGTGTCGTGGCCAGAGTGTTGTGGTCGTACTATCTGGAATCCTACCTTGCTTGGTCGCGAAATGTTCAGGGGCCATCTCTGGAAGCGATGCTGCGAGAGGGAGTAGAAATTGTGTTTCGAGGGATAGAAGTGGAGAAAAAATGA